The window GAACTCGCCAATTGAGAATCAGGTCACTTGCTTGAGAAGGCGACTTTTTGGGCAAGTGCCCGCGCCCCGCTCTCTGACTTGTGCCCGCATGCTCCCCACGCCTAGGTCAAAGGGAATCTGCCTCTGATATCATCGCGGCACCGCCGTAGAGAGATCGACTCGCATGTAGGGCGCTAGAGGAAGTCTAATGCACACACGGGGTGTTCTCGATCGGCGCCAGTTCCTGCTAACTGGGGCCGCCATGATGGTTTCGCAGAACAAAATGAGCTTCGCTCAGATAAGCGACACGGCACCGAAAGCGCAGCTCATTGACGTTCACCACCATTTCGTCTCTTCCACGTACAAAGCGGACGCGAGCGCCAGGGGAGTCGCTGTGCCTGGAAGTGATTGGACACCCGAGATGTCGCTCGCGGAAATGAATAAGAGCGGCGTCGCTATGGCAATGTTGTCGCAACCCGGACAGTTGAGTGGGGACGTTCAAGCGATACGTAAATTGGCGCGTGAAACGAATGAATTTGGGGCACGGGTGGTTCGTGATCATCCAGGTCGTTTCGGGCTATTTGCGTCCCTTCCGCTGCCAGATGTGGAAGGAAGCCTTAAGGAAATCGAATACACCCTCGATACCCTAGGAGCGGACGGCATCAGCCTGCTGACCAGCTACGCTGATAAGCGTCCTGGAGATCCGGCGTTCGCGCCGGTGTTCCAAGAACTAAACCGCCGAAAGGCCGTCGTCCATTTTCACCCCACGTCGCCATCCTGCTGCTCCGGGCTGATTCCATCGGTAGCGGACCCTGTGATTGAGTGGCCCCATGACACCACTCGCGCTGTGGTGAGCTTGCTGGTTACCGGAACGATGTTGAATTGTCGCGAGATCCGTTTTATTTTCTCGCATGCGGGCGGTACCCTTCCAATGCTTGCAGGCCGCATCTCTCTCGCGAGCCGAATCTCGAATGCCAACGCATCCAAGTCGACCATTAATCAATACATGCCGGCCAACTTCGCTCCGCAAGGGGTCGAGTTTGAATTGCAAAGGCTTTATTACGACATTGCAGCGTCAACGAGTCCGGCAGCCATGGCAGCTCTGCTGAAATTGATACCAACGTCTCAAATACTGTTCGGCAGCGACTTTCCGTTTGTCCCGATTTCTTCGACGAGCCTGGGATTAACCGAATTGGCGTTGCCGGCATCCGCCACCGCCGCCATTCAGCATGGCAATGCAATGAATCTGTTTCGGCGCCTCAACCTTTAGCTTTCTTTTCAGAACGCAGCAGATGATTCCCGTGTCCTCATCGCCTGGCCGGTAATGGACGAGTCACGTTTTGGGGCATGTGGATCAAGTGATTTGTTTTCACAAGACGGCTTGCCGGTGCCGATTCGTCTTCGAGGTTGTTGCGTCGGTGTCTCAGCGCACTCAAAGTTTTCGGCCGCGATGGGATCGACAGATTCGCATCGGGCGAGAGACTGCTCTGAGCCCAACGCTATACCATTGAAAAACTGCTGTGACGGAGTACCTGATGCCTTGTTCAGAGATGAGGGAACTGGAAGCTACCTACGGTCACTATGCAAAACGGAGGCAGGCGAGCTGGCTCGA of the Candidatus Sulfotelmatobacter sp. genome contains:
- a CDS encoding amidohydrolase family protein; translation: MMVSQNKMSFAQISDTAPKAQLIDVHHHFVSSTYKADASARGVAVPGSDWTPEMSLAEMNKSGVAMAMLSQPGQLSGDVQAIRKLARETNEFGARVVRDHPGRFGLFASLPLPDVEGSLKEIEYTLDTLGADGISLLTSYADKRPGDPAFAPVFQELNRRKAVVHFHPTSPSCCSGLIPSVADPVIEWPHDTTRAVVSLLVTGTMLNCREIRFIFSHAGGTLPMLAGRISLASRISNANASKSTINQYMPANFAPQGVEFELQRLYYDIAASTSPAAMAALLKLIPTSQILFGSDFPFVPISSTSLGLTELALPASATAAIQHGNAMNLFRRLNL